In the genome of Flexistipes sinusarabici DSM 4947, one region contains:
- the htpG gene encoding molecular chaperone HtpG — MAETVQFQAEVKELLNLVINSLYTHKEIFLRELISNASDAIDKAKYLSITDKSNNLAGTEWKIKIKPDKDEGTITISDNGIGLSRDEAVKSLGTIAHSGTKEFINAVKSGQIKEQPELIGQFGVGFYSAFMVADKITVISKKVGEEKGVKWESAADGTFTVDDADKENFGTDVTVTLKKDEREFLDEWRIKEIVKKYSDYIEYPITMDVEKEDKDGNKSVEEETLNSMKALWLKDKSEITENEYNEFYKHISHDFTDPLETIHFKAEGTQEFSALLYIPSHAPFDIFYKDFKFGPALYVKKVQIMDHCEELMPPYLRFIKGVVDSSDLPLNVSREILQNNRKVEVIKKNITKKVLETLKKVKENDSEKYDKFIGEFGKILKEGIHYDFSRKEEIAGLLTFHTTKTAANEKIDFDKYLENMKEEQKEIYYICGDSVDEVKNSPYLERFKDKDVEVIFFTDEIDDMIMSTLGEYKGKTLKSVLKGDISLDEEEKKETENREKELKGFLDSIKDHLKGKVKDVKISNRLKDSPACLVVDEDAMDPAMKKLLESMGQEVPSQEKTLEINAEHPVVKQLKEIYETDPNSGTVSDYTDLLYNLSLVVEGEKPENPSDFVKKLSEMMSKSLKS; from the coding sequence ATGGCGGAAACTGTTCAGTTTCAGGCAGAAGTTAAGGAACTTTTAAACCTTGTAATCAATTCTTTATATACGCATAAAGAGATATTTTTAAGGGAATTGATCTCCAATGCATCGGATGCCATCGATAAAGCAAAATATCTTTCAATAACCGATAAGTCCAACAATTTAGCCGGCACGGAATGGAAAATAAAAATTAAACCGGATAAAGATGAAGGTACTATTACCATCTCAGACAACGGAATCGGCTTGAGCAGGGATGAAGCTGTAAAATCGTTGGGTACAATAGCTCATTCGGGTACAAAGGAATTTATCAATGCTGTTAAATCCGGTCAAATAAAAGAACAACCGGAATTGATCGGACAATTCGGTGTAGGTTTTTATTCGGCCTTTATGGTTGCTGACAAGATAACTGTGATTTCCAAAAAAGTCGGCGAGGAGAAAGGAGTAAAATGGGAGTCGGCTGCCGACGGTACATTTACTGTGGATGATGCCGATAAGGAAAATTTCGGCACTGATGTTACGGTTACTCTTAAAAAAGATGAAAGGGAGTTTCTGGATGAATGGCGTATAAAGGAGATTGTAAAAAAATATTCCGACTATATCGAGTACCCGATAACTATGGATGTTGAAAAAGAGGATAAAGACGGTAATAAGTCCGTTGAAGAGGAAACGCTGAATTCGATGAAAGCCTTATGGCTGAAGGATAAATCTGAAATAACGGAAAACGAGTACAATGAGTTTTACAAACATATTTCCCACGATTTTACCGATCCTCTGGAAACCATACATTTTAAAGCGGAAGGGACTCAGGAATTTTCAGCACTTCTTTACATTCCATCTCATGCGCCTTTCGATATCTTTTACAAAGATTTCAAGTTCGGACCGGCATTGTATGTAAAAAAGGTTCAGATTATGGATCATTGTGAGGAGCTGATGCCTCCTTATCTCAGATTTATTAAAGGTGTCGTTGATTCCTCTGACCTGCCCCTAAATGTTTCACGGGAGATTCTGCAAAATAACAGAAAAGTGGAAGTGATAAAAAAGAATATCACAAAGAAGGTTCTGGAAACATTAAAGAAAGTTAAAGAGAATGATAGCGAAAAATATGATAAGTTTATTGGGGAATTCGGCAAAATTCTCAAAGAGGGGATACACTACGATTTCAGCAGAAAAGAAGAGATAGCAGGCTTGTTGACGTTTCATACAACCAAAACAGCTGCAAACGAAAAAATAGATTTCGATAAATATTTGGAGAATATGAAAGAGGAGCAGAAAGAGATTTATTATATTTGCGGCGATAGTGTGGATGAGGTAAAAAATTCGCCATATCTGGAGCGTTTTAAGGACAAAGATGTTGAGGTCATATTTTTTACCGATGAAATTGATGACATGATTATGAGCACCCTTGGTGAATATAAGGGAAAAACTCTGAAATCCGTTTTAAAAGGTGATATCAGCCTGGATGAGGAAGAAAAAAAGGAAACTGAAAACAGAGAGAAAGAGCTGAAAGGCTTTCTGGATTCAATAAAAGATCATCTGAAGGGTAAAGTTAAAGATGTGAAAATTTCCAACAGACTGAAAGATTCCCCTGCGTGCCTTGTGGTTGATGAAGATGCAATGGATCCTGCAATGAAAAAACTTCTGGAATCCATGGGTCAGGAAGTACCTTCTCAGGAAAAGACACTGGAGATAAATGCGGAACATCCTGTTGTAAAGCAGCTGAAGGAAATATATGAAACCGATCCGAATAGCGGTACAGTAAGCGATTATACAGATTTATTGTATAACCTGAGTCTTGTTGTGGAGGGAGAAAAGCCGGAAAATCCTTCTGATTTTGTCAAAAAATTATCAGAAATGATGTCAAAAAGTCTGAAATCCTGA
- the mnmA gene encoding tRNA 2-thiouridine(34) synthase MnmA, which yields MPEKVLVAMSGGVDSTVTAYLLKEQGADVIGLTLKMFEGQEKHLDDAGKMAAKLNIPWYCEDYTDFFRDEVISYFINTYRKGKTPNPCCYCNEYAKFRYLFEQMQKHNADKIATGHYARKTFKNGHWFIAKATNLKKDQSYYLSLLDEFYIGLSEFPLGEFPSKYQVRKIAEELGLEVSGKKDSQDVCFLEGEDYREYLSKKIPSDKIKKGNFIYKGEILKEHEGVEFYTVGQRKGLKTGFHKPLYVVEIDPVSNNVYLGSKEETYFKGVKLEKCNFITERKFFKSEIKLRYRMKSAACTVEILPNNEAAVLFDEKQSAPTPGQVAVIYDGDLVAGGGIIRKTF from the coding sequence TTGCCTGAGAAAGTTTTAGTGGCTATGAGCGGTGGAGTTGACAGTACCGTAACCGCTTACCTTTTAAAGGAGCAGGGGGCTGATGTTATCGGCTTAACCCTGAAAATGTTTGAAGGGCAGGAAAAGCATCTGGATGATGCAGGTAAAATGGCTGCAAAGCTAAATATACCATGGTATTGTGAGGATTATACAGATTTTTTCCGTGATGAGGTTATATCATATTTTATAAATACATACAGAAAAGGTAAAACGCCCAATCCCTGCTGCTATTGCAATGAGTATGCAAAATTCAGATATCTTTTTGAACAGATGCAAAAGCATAATGCTGATAAGATAGCCACAGGGCACTATGCCCGTAAAACTTTTAAGAACGGACATTGGTTTATTGCAAAAGCCACAAACCTAAAAAAGGATCAATCGTATTATTTGAGTCTGCTGGACGAATTTTATATAGGTTTATCTGAGTTTCCTTTAGGAGAATTCCCAAGCAAATATCAGGTAAGAAAAATTGCTGAGGAACTTGGTCTTGAAGTTTCCGGTAAGAAAGACAGCCAGGATGTCTGTTTTCTTGAGGGTGAGGATTACAGAGAATATCTGAGTAAAAAGATACCATCTGATAAAATCAAAAAGGGAAATTTTATTTACAAAGGTGAGATACTCAAAGAGCACGAAGGGGTAGAATTCTATACTGTAGGTCAGAGGAAAGGTCTGAAAACAGGATTTCACAAGCCTTTATATGTGGTTGAAATCGACCCTGTTTCCAACAATGTCTACCTTGGCTCCAAAGAGGAAACATACTTTAAAGGTGTAAAGTTAGAGAAATGTAATTTTATCACAGAAAGAAAGTTTTTCAAATCTGAAATCAAATTAAGATACAGGATGAAAAGCGCAGCTTGTACAGTGGAGATTCTCCCTAATAATGAAGCGGCTGTACTTTTTGATGAAAAACAGTCAGCTCCCACACCGGGACAGGTGGCAGTAATTTATGACGGAGATTTGGTTGCCGGAGGCGGAATAATAAGAAAGACTTTTTGA